The Paenibacillus sp. FSL W8-0426 region GAATGGCGTCGCCATTGATTGGAAGAAGCTCTACGAGATTACGAGCAGCCATGATTATGGCGAAATTTTCATCGGCGACATCAAAACCCCGGTCAAACATTATTCCCTTGAACTTCGCTCCATGCTGCAGCAAGTCGAAGAAGGCATGGTGGCCCATTTCATCGACGAGAACATCCCCGAGCAATTCCAACCCATCTTCCGCAGACAACTGCGCGAAGGCAAGGATCACAGCGTCGAAGGTTTGATCCTTGAAGTTGCCGACAAGATGGACCAGGTGTACGAAGCATTCGCTGAAATGCAGCGCGGCAATACCGAGAAAGAGTTTATCGTCATGTACCGCTACGCCCTGATCAAGATCAAAAACATCGACCTGCACTGCGTGCGTTATTTCCTCGATCACATTCTCCCCGATATCGTGCAGGAAGGACTTCTCTCCCCGATCGACATCCGCAAAATTACCGAAGAAGCGATGGCCCAGTAATAGCCCTG contains the following coding sequences:
- a CDS encoding YfbR-like 5'-deoxynucleotidase encodes the protein MGIHTYFRSLNDLERIIRTPGKFKFEEHSVSAHSWKVVQYAKTLADIEELNGVAIDWKKLYEITSSHDYGEIFIGDIKTPVKHYSLELRSMLQQVEEGMVAHFIDENIPEQFQPIFRRQLREGKDHSVEGLILEVADKMDQVYEAFAEMQRGNTEKEFIVMYRYALIKIKNIDLHCVRYFLDHILPDIVQEGLLSPIDIRKITEEAMAQ